One Podospora pseudopauciseta strain CBS 411.78 chromosome 5 map unlocalized CBS411.78m_5, whole genome shotgun sequence DNA window includes the following coding sequences:
- a CDS encoding uncharacterized protein (antiSMASH:Cluster_4; EggNog:ENOG503P69Z) encodes MPLIIGLPSEIMDNICGNLDFHDTLSSIRASCRVLKAAADRHAFRHIKFCMHHEDFDVLRSMVNDYRAEHVQSLTYNTRIMRRYQSYDDDIPYDPYDNELPDIFHLADIHRPPVDEAWIAAMRDVVDSIHRDQVQILAVGEDFDFLREVVPKFPNLREIIVAGDYPDSNRHRNREPNATEPILRIPAYHCLNLDMTGVSHVEGTARHLRAILEAVQATGGSLPRLISIQVGFLSLLATDEDFERSDMPSALPPWPFPPIYPLQNSLSTPLSVLTHFGILLGNERPWVDDPRKYSVVKSPRIKFVHDIIKTMPNLQSLTLGVKYESAWLYDLIPYDHHWERLHTVHLTNMGFGYETMLDFLLRHKQSLRTIVLETCCVRGWDDAKRQRIGWDQFIPHLKAGFLPHSLDFTFFHNLREEARGAGDVDPECMPMVRSYFRDKKASKLEPLPRISDERRAGKITLQRPLEILKRTSFFSYEM; translated from the exons ATGCCACTTATTATCGGGCTCCCGTCAGAGATCATGGACAACATATGCGGTAACTTGGATTTTCACGATACTCTGTCCTCGATTCGTGCATCATGCCGCGTCCTGAAAGCAGCGGCAGATCGACACGCGTTTCGACACATCAAGTTTTGCATGCACCATGAGGACTTTGACGTCTTACGAAGCATGGTCAATGATTATCGCGCCGAGCATGTTCAGTCGCTGACATATAACACTCGAATCATGAGGAGATACCAGTCTTACGACGACGATATTCCATATGATCCATACGATAATGAGCTTCCAGATATCTTTCATCTCGCCGACATCCACCGTCCGCCGGTCGATGAAGCTTGGATCGCGGCAATGAGAGATGTTGTCGACAGCATACATCGCGATCAGGTTCAAATTTTGGCAGTGGGcgaagactttgactttCTCCGAGAGGTGGTCCCCAAATTCCCCAATCTCCGGGAGATCATCGTTGCGGGCGATTATCCAGACAGTAACAGGCACCGGAACAGGGAGCCCAACGCCACGGAACCCATACTGAGGATACCAGCATACCACTGCCTCAACCTGGATATGACAGGCGTGTCACATGTGGAGGGGACAGCTCGACATTTGCGAGCCATCTTAGAAGCAGTCCAGGCAACTGGCGGGTCACTCCCACGTCTCATCTCTATTCAGGTGGGCTTCCTCAGCCTCCTAGCGACAGATGAAGATTTTGAGCGTTCCGATATGCCGTCTGCGCTCCCGCCTTGGCCATTTCCCCCGATCTACCCCTTACAAAATTCTCTGAGCACGCCGCTCTCGGTACTCACTCACTTTGGCATCTTGCTCGGCAATGAACGGCCGTGGGTAGATGATCCACGCAAATATTCGGTAGTCAAGAGCCCTCGCATCAAGTTCGTCCACGACATCATTAAAACAATGCCGAATTTGCAATCTTTGACACTGGGTGTTAAGTATGAATCTGCGTGGCTTTATGACCTCATTCCCTATGATCATCATTGGGAAAGACTTCACACTGTTCACCTTACAAATATGGGGTTTGGCTACGAAACAATGCTTGACTTCCTCCTTCGACACAAACAATCACTCAGAACCATTGTCTTGGAAACCTGTTGCGTGCGAGGGTGGGATGATGCCAAAAGGCAACGTATAGGCTGGGACCAGTTTATCCCTCATCTCAAAGCTGGGTTTTTGCCTCACTCGCTGGATTTTACTTTCTTCCACAATCTTCGAGAAGAGGCCCGGGGTGCTGGGGATGTGGACCCGGAATGCATGCCGATGGTGCGCTCATATTTCAGAGACAAAAAGGCTTCAAAACTTGAGCCACTGCCGCGGATAAGCGACGAAAGAAGAGCAGGCAAG ATCACTCTCCAAAGACCACTTGAGATTCTGAAAAggacctccttcttctcgtaCGAAATGTGA
- a CDS encoding uncharacterized protein (antiSMASH:Cluster_4), whose amino-acid sequence MLHNYSPDGADPSSSGDHRARSLGYCHHGIHRPLPPKSPSPVLNDPPAGAQTSRRSPPAVEYPDYGYLTRARELRRQQAEEQRRAANQQQWAHYWQTQEERGLAKALEDSFITGTAHGLFLKNKEREEDRVRRAQEAFLREQQRRDAEWAREQLYIDQYHQHEKEKMERRERRKERKAQQQQQQQQQQQRVSFVTPVSSPTTSAPVPVITSPTSTHASLTSSGDSTEEISNPENKQLQRLERRFQLRRPSPENDNPSTGRELYQNPFMEPALWGYHSSPPPASPTGTTSHTISLSTLPPRSPVSSTSSYLQHHSDKEKEVKEQQNDKQRAQERVHDWFGAREGGRYRSRSHFKKETRRSRSRSRSGKLGDGYRETVWEREEREINVAADRWGFDDGDGGKTRRGRPRGRWADNGGNAGGRGEWEVYRDY is encoded by the coding sequence ATGCTTCACAACTATTCTCCGGACGGGGCAGACCCGTCAAGCTCCGGTGACCACCGTGCCCGTAGCCTGGGGTACTGTCACCATGGGATTCACCGTCCCCTTCCACCAAAGTCTCCAAGTCCTGTCCTGAATGACCCTCCTGCAGGAGCCCAAACATCCCGTCGAAGCCCACCAGCTGTGGAATATCCCGATTACGGGTATCTCACCCGCGCTCGAGAACTGCGCCGACAGCAAGCCGAGGAGCAGCGCCGAGCGGCAAACCAGCAACAGTGGGCTCACTACTGGCAAACCCAGGAAGAAAGAGGGCTGGCCAAAGCCCTGGAGGATTCCTTCATCACTGGAACCGCCCACGGTCTCTTTCTCAAAAACAAGGAGCGCGAGGAAGACCGGGTCCGTAGGGCTCAGGAGGCGTTCCTAAGAGAGCAACAACGCCGTGACGCCGAATGGGCCCGAGAGCAATTATACATTGACCAGTACCACCAGCacgagaaagagaagatggagcgtcgagagagaagaaaggagagaaaggcgcagcagcagcaacagcagcagcagcagcagcagcgtgtTTCTTTTGTCACCCCAGTCTCGAGCCCCACTACTTCTGCTCCAGTTCCAGTGATTACATCGCCAACATCGACACATGCCAGCTTGACCTCGAGCGGGGACAGCACGGAGGAGATCAGCAATCCGGAGAATAAACAGCTGCAACGACTCGAACGACGGTTTCAGTTGCGACGTCCATCTCCTGAGAATGACAACCCGAGCACGGGGAGGGAATTGTACCAGAACCCGTTTATGGAACCTGCTTTATGGGGTTATCACTCCTCGCCTCCACCCGCTTCTCCCACGGGAACGACATCTCATACGATTTCGCTTTCTACCCTGCCGCCGAGAAGCCCGGTGTCATCGACCTCGTCGTATCTTCAGCATCACTCTGAcaaagagaaggaggtcaAAGAGCAACAAAATGACAAGCAGCGTGCACAGGAGAGAGTTCACGACTGGTTCGGAGCTAGGGAGGGGGGCCGGTACAGATCTAGGAGTCATTTTAAGAAGGAGACAAGGCGTTCTCGATCTCGTTCGCGGTCAGGTAAACTAGGTGATGGCTATCGTGAGACGGtttgggaaagggaggagagggagataAACGTGGCGGCTGATCGGTGGGgttttgatgatggcgatggaGGCAAGACTCGTCGTGGCAGACCGAGGGGTAGGTGGGCGGATAACGGTGGGAACGCCGGGGGTCGAGGCGAGTGGGAGGTGTATCGTGACTATTGA